The stretch of DNA ACGGTGCAGATCTCGCGGCCGGGCGCGACGGTGCACGTGATGAGCTACGAGGCTTCGCGGCCCGATGCGACGCCGACGGCGGCTGGTACTGCGAATACCGCGGCGTGCTCGCGGGCGAATCGGATGCCTTGGACGACGGTGACGTGGGATCAGGCGCAGGCGGCCTGTTGCGCGTTGAACTCGGGTGGGGTGTGCCCTGCGGCGGGTGTCGACGGATGGCGCCTGTGCGCGGGCGACGATTGGCAGTCGGCGTGCGAAGGCAGCGCGGGGACCTGCGATTGGAGCTACGCGAGCAACTGCTCGACCTCGCAGCCCATGGTGTGCAATGGGTCGGAGGTCGCGGGGGCGGATGCGATTGCGGCGACGGGCTCGTTCGCGTCGTGCCGCACGGCCTGGGGCGCGGCCGGGAACGTCTACGATCTGAGTGGCAACGTGAAGGAGTGGACGTCCACGCAGGTCGCGACGGGGGTCTATGCGATTCGCGGGGGCGCGTACAACAACCTCGAGGCGGGGCGTACGTGCGACTTCGACTTCACGGTGGGGAGCCGAGATTTCGCGTTCCCGAACACCGGGTTTCGGTGCTGCTTCTACGACTTCTGAGCGAGCTCCCGCGCCGTCTTCGCTCGACCGCGACGTCAGGACGAAGATGGACGCGGCTCGACCGCAACGTCGGGAAAGACGTGGACGTGAAGCGCCCGCACGGTCGTGGACCGCACGTGGTGCGCGAGTGCCCACGTCACACCAAGCAACTCCCCCACGAAGCCTCGCCGGGCACCCCTGACGTCGCACGGCCCCCGGACACACGCCGCGAAGCCCCCAAAAACCCGCGCTCGAGACGCACCTCCGCCTCACGCCGCGCTTTCGCGCGACGTTCCGCTCGGATTGCGCCCGTCACGCGAGCTCAAACGAGCGGCGGCGCGACCCCCGCGTGCGTCGCAAACCCGAAACGCCGTGCCCACAAGAAACACCCCGCGGGAAACACCACGTCCTTCTCACCCCGCAGCATGCGCAGCCGGCACTCGGCCAT from Sandaracinaceae bacterium encodes:
- a CDS encoding SUMF1/EgtB/PvdO family nonheme iron enzyme, whose translation is MYGAAAYQEVESRCDGIDNDCDGMVDEPFPTRGAACSNGLGLCQRSGTLRCSADGTALECSAAMAGTPGTETCDGRDEDCDGRTDEALFPGAGGVSTVQISRPGATVHVMSYEASRPDATPTAAGTANTAACSRANRMPWTTVTWDQAQAACCALNSGGVCPAAGVDGWRLCAGDDWQSACEGSAGTCDWSYASNCSTSQPMVCNGSEVAGADAIAATGSFASCRTAWGAAGNVYDLSGNVKEWTSTQVATGVYAIRGGAYNNLEAGRTCDFDFTVGSRDFAFPNTGFRCCFYDF